One Papaver somniferum cultivar HN1 chromosome 10, ASM357369v1, whole genome shotgun sequence genomic window carries:
- the LOC113317539 gene encoding protein IQ-DOMAIN 14-like, with amino-acid sequence MGKTGKWIKNLFTAGKKEELKKGDSPISIGYPVLIQPHTARDTRRRWSFRRSTATRDSSNPMESVATTCIKEVQSMMNSQNESAEEKKHAMAMAAATAAATDAALKAAQASSTEIHLTVVSTIESNLSITEKQDNSAQEFAAIKIQSVFRSYLARKALCALKGLVKLQALVRGHLVRKQAKAALRCMQALVSVQARTRAHRILMAQESQPITQKQLVHRKPPHPYLQENRVRQTYNNDMEENIKIVEMDVGELSSSTHRSSYSNKQTEMGDPRFSTYNSSHQDHSLHQISPSESALTDISPRTCSGYFEDYSMNYEPNSPQASVSKPGTPLTDYQFFPSYMANTESSKAKVRSQSAPKQRPADSYERQLSNKQKVPTGGRNAPRAVKMQRSSSHMGSAVVEYRNPWSTKLDKSTVSLYSECGSSSTVLANSNYCRSVVGYEFRGSRR; translated from the exons ATGGGTAAAACAGGGAAATGGATCAAGAATTTATTTACAGCAGGAAAgaaagaagaactgaagaaaggaGATTCACCAATTTCTATAGGGTATCCTGTTTTAATTCAACCACATACAGCAAGGGATACTAGAAGAAGATGGAGCTTTAGAAGATCAACAGCTACAAGAGATTCATCCAATCCTATGGAATCAGTTGCTACAACATGTATTAAAGAAGTTCAGTCAATGATGAATTCACAAAATGAATCAGCAGAAGAGAAAAAACATGCCATGGCTAtggctgctgctactgctgcagCTACTGATGCTGCTTTGAAAGCTGCACAAGCATCGTCCACTGAAATTCACTTAACAGTTGTTTCTACGATTGAGTCTAATTTGAGTATTACGGAGAAACAGGATAATTCAGCTCAAGAATTTGCTGCCATCAAAATTCAATCCGTTTTCCGTTCCTATCTG GCCAGGAAAGCTTTATGTGCATTGAAAGGATTAGTAAAATTGCAAGCATTAGTAAGAGGTCACCTGGTGAGAAAACAAGCTAAAGCTGCTCTGAGATGCATGCAAGCATTGGTGTCGGTACAAGCTCGGACTCGAGCTCATAGGATTTTGATGGCTCAAGAATCACAGCCCATTACACAGAAACAATTAGTTCACAGAAAGCCTCCACACCCATATCTCCAAGAAAATCGTGTTCGTCAGACGTACAATAAT GACATGGAGGAGAACATTAAGATCGTCGAAATGGATGTCGGCGAGCTCAGCAGTTCAACTCACAGGTCAAGTTATTCCAACAAACAAACTGAAATGGGAGATCCTAGATTCTCTACATATAATTCTAGCCACCAAGATCATAGTCTTCACCAAATTTCACCTTCGGAATCAGCATTAACTGATATAAGCCCAAGAACATGTAGTGGATATTTTGAGGATTATTCAATGAACTATGAACCAAATAGCCCTCAAGCCTCTGTATCCAAACCAGGAACCCCTTTAACAGACTACCAGTTTTTTCCAAGTTACATGGCTAATACCGAATCATCCAAGGCAAAAGTAAGATCACAGAGTGCTCCGAAGCAAAGGCCGGCTGATTCATACGAGAGACAGCTAAGTAACAAGCAGAAGGTACCAACGGGTGGAAGAAATGCACCTCGAGCGGTGAAAATGCAGCGTTCATCTTCGCACATGGGTTCAGCTGTTGTAGAGTACAGGAATCCTTGGTCAACTAAGCTTGATAAATCGACAGTCTCGTTGTACAGCGAGTGTGGTTCTTCCAGCACAGTCCTCGCTAATTCTAATTACTGCAGATCTGTGGTAGGATATGAG